One stretch of Scyliorhinus canicula chromosome 7, sScyCan1.1, whole genome shotgun sequence DNA includes these proteins:
- the LOC119968647 gene encoding transcription initiation factor TFIID subunit 13 translates to MMYGFGDDQNPYTESVDILEDLVIECITEMTHKAMSIGREGRVQVEDIVFLIRKDPRKFARVKDLLTMNEELKRARKAFDEANYGS, encoded by the coding sequence ATGATGTATGGTTTTGGCGATGACCAGAATCCTTATACTGAATCAGTGGATATCCTGGAGGATCTTGTCATAGAATGTATCACAGAGATGACTCACAAGGCCATGTCAATCGGACGTGAGGGCCGGGTTCAAGTAGAAGATATTGTCTTTCTTATCCGTAAAGATCCTCGGAAATTTGCAAGGGTAAAGGACCTGTTGACAATGAATGAAGAATTGAAACGTGCCAGGAAGGCTTTTGATGAAGCTAATTATGGCTCCTAG